A single genomic interval of Pontibacter deserti harbors:
- a CDS encoding AAA family ATPase encodes MVFKIIGKYSKPPLNVKSTAYLVRDDWNDYAFYTLFKLQYVDESLGLHHIGSVKIGYIGQEEGGDARRLSIGHSFDALDDSHFSLGQSDTYYVNLNSLGSEIRDDVLKGLNDIAKDSNLFNRVFDERVTRISLFRSVSPTSVTGQFRRLSNGGARLTDYNFKFIAPKIKQGASSFSLSFSVKPESVPPTNIHVLIGRNGVGKTHLINNMIDALIEEDRSTKKFGEFKWTLADIESHMFANLISVSFSAFDKTEPKPEKKDKGEGIQYSYIGLKQVRTDGDEQPGPKSNAMLYDELVESLDYCKRSSKKDRWKKCIEMLESDPNFKEAEIKSLIDIEGVADFKKGVAKIFERLSSGHKVVLLTITRLIEKLQEKSLVILDEPEAHLHPPLLSAFIRTLSELLIDCNAVAIIATHSPVILQEVPRSCAWKLRRTGAEAINERLSLETFGENVGTLTNEVFGLEVTESGFYKIIDRVAKDHESYNEALNYFNGQLGMEARAILMSYFANSINN; translated from the coding sequence ATGGTTTTTAAAATTATAGGGAAATACAGCAAACCACCACTCAATGTAAAGTCAACGGCATACTTGGTGCGGGATGATTGGAACGATTACGCTTTCTATACTTTATTCAAGCTGCAATATGTTGATGAATCCTTGGGCTTGCATCATATTGGATCCGTAAAAATAGGCTATATAGGCCAAGAGGAAGGGGGTGATGCTAGACGGCTTTCTATTGGGCACTCATTCGATGCACTAGATGATTCTCATTTTTCATTAGGCCAGTCTGATACTTATTATGTAAATCTTAACAGCTTAGGTTCAGAGATTAGGGATGATGTATTAAAAGGATTAAATGATATTGCAAAAGATTCCAACTTATTCAATAGAGTATTTGATGAGCGGGTTACAAGAATATCTCTTTTTAGGAGTGTCAGCCCTACTTCTGTCACTGGACAATTTAGGAGGCTGTCCAATGGAGGAGCTAGATTAACAGATTACAATTTTAAATTCATTGCTCCTAAGATTAAGCAGGGAGCTTCTAGTTTCTCATTATCATTCAGCGTGAAGCCTGAGTCAGTTCCTCCCACTAACATTCATGTATTAATAGGACGAAATGGAGTAGGTAAAACTCACTTAATAAATAATATGATTGATGCTTTGATCGAAGAAGACCGATCAACCAAAAAGTTCGGTGAGTTCAAGTGGACATTAGCTGACATAGAGAGTCACATGTTTGCGAATCTAATTTCTGTTTCTTTTAGCGCATTTGATAAAACAGAGCCTAAGCCGGAGAAAAAAGATAAAGGAGAGGGTATTCAATATTCATATATCGGACTTAAACAAGTCAGGACTGATGGAGATGAGCAGCCAGGCCCTAAGAGCAACGCAATGTTATATGACGAGCTAGTTGAAAGTTTAGATTACTGCAAACGGAGCTCAAAAAAGGATAGATGGAAAAAGTGCATTGAAATGTTGGAGTCTGATCCGAATTTCAAAGAAGCTGAGATCAAGTCCTTGATTGACATAGAAGGTGTGGCTGACTTTAAAAAAGGTGTAGCCAAAATCTTTGAGAGATTAAGTTCTGGCCATAAAGTAGTTTTACTGACAATTACCCGATTAATAGAAAAGCTGCAAGAAAAAAGTTTAGTGATCTTAGATGAACCTGAAGCTCACTTACACCCACCATTGTTATCCGCTTTCATCAGAACTCTTTCTGAGCTGTTAATCGATTGTAATGCGGTTGCAATCATTGCAACACACTCTCCTGTTATATTGCAAGAAGTGCCTAGAAGTTGTGCGTGGAAACTAAGAAGAACTGGTGCAGAAGCAATCAATGAGAGATTAAGCCTTGAAACGTTTGGGGAAAATGTGGGAACACTAACAAATGAAGTATTTGGGCTAGAGGTGACAGAGTCTGGCTTTTATAAAATTATAGATAGAGTTGCGAAGGATCATGAGAGCTATAATGAGGCTCTAAATTATTTTAATGGTCAACTAGGGATGGAGGCTAGAGCAATATTGATGTCTTATTTTGCGAATAGCATTAATAATTAA